A stretch of DNA from Schizosaccharomyces osmophilus chromosome 2, complete sequence:
TTTCAAAAGTCGaataaacagaaaaaggGTACCAAGACACCACAGCCAATCTCGACGCCGGTGGATCGTCCGCCTTCACCATTTTTCCCTGTACTTCCCCAAATACGTCCCTCGACACCTTTGAACTTGAAATTGAGAAACTATATGCTTTCAAGTGCAGAGTATAATGCAACCAACAAGAGTATGCCGATGTTTATGGAAACTTCGCAATCGGCGGGTTTGAGTCAATTGAATGACAAGGAGAATAGACAAATTCgaagaaaatcaacagATGCCAGTTCTCTAAAGCATTTCACGTCAGGCGCTAGAAAATCGGTGCCATCGTATTCCGATGTGGAAACCATTTCTCCTACAACCTTAAACGATAAGAGCGCGACACTTCGTTCAAGCAAATTCAGTGGACTTTCGAATGGCAGTTCGAGATCAACAGCGCAAACGTATTCGGTTTTGCTGGATTCTGCAGATTGGGAGCAAACGTCGCTTTGGGAGAAGAGTAGTCTGAAAGGGAATTCAGATGCTCAAGTGACGAAACGGTCtttaaaaagtttcaaagGTGAGGAGGCGGACGAGAAGGGGGAGAATGATTCTAAACCGGACCTTGGTTTACGAAAGTCTTCAATTTTGTCTTCCAACATCCTCGAACATGATTTCCCGGATTTCGGTGTCACATCCCTTGCAGATACATTGGGTGTTCCTGGCTTGCCTACAAGGTCCGATTCGCATGTAACATCTCAAACCATTTCTTAATTGCATGCCAGGAGCagtttaattttttattttttatttttttattttttattcttttgtctctgttttttggttttttgtttgcgCTTAcatttttggaaaggaGATTTTGTGTATCGTTCTGTTCTATCTGAACGATGCGTTTTAATCTAATCTATTCTATTCTAATCTATTCTATTCTACCGACTTgtattgtttcttttggcTTGACAAATCCAACAGCGCGGTTTTCATTAAGAGGATATCTCCATTGTTTTGGGTATTTactactttcttttttcttacaCCAAAGGCTTGATTGTTTATGCTTTCACATTCTTCTCATGGATGGATTGGTGTCGCTTGGATTCGAACCCCAGGCATCAACAGACAATTCCTTTCACTCTCTTGCTCTTACCCATTCCCTCTCGTTATCCTTTGATAACGAATCTTAATAactcttttttaataaacaataaaattGGCATATTGTTATTTTTAGCACacacaaaaataaataaacaaacaaacaatagTCATAGTTAGCCGCGTAAAAGAACCTCTCTATATGGACCCTTCTAGTGCTTCCTACAAAACCCAAACAGAAGCTGTGGCTGCCATTTTAATTTTCGGCGAACCTTAATCCTTTAAGCGACGAATGAAAGGAAGTTGATGTCGTTTGAACTGATCATGCTCTCATACCTTACTGGGTATCTTCGAATACCACGTCATTTAGGTTTGGCATTTCGTCAGTCATCTTTGTTATTTATATAAGCGGGGATCTCCGCCTTGTCACAATCCTGATCGTTGCGAGCGCTGAACCTTTGGAGACTTGCATCTATCTCCAGTTTTTAAAGTTTACTGTTTATCGTTTGTGTGTGTGCTAAAAgtatattttctttaagcgGTTGTTTAAATTACAGACTGTTTGGAGGATAGTTTACGATTTACGACTTGTGCGACAATTGCTTTTACGATTTGTTTGACGTTGTGTCGTTGTGTTAATAATTATCTATTggtctttattttctagTTTCCtggtttccttttttcaaaaccaCAATATTCACGATTCAAAACCCTGGattttcctcttctctACCTGCAGACCGACAACCAACGATTACGTTTGATCGATttacttcaaaaatgaCTGGCGATAAATATTTGGACGGTGGTTTGGCGGCCCTGCAAAAATGCTATAAATCCTTCTTTGACAAGCTTTCCGACAAGATGGGAAGCGCTGAAAATGTGTCTGGGACATACGACGATGGTGGTAGTCATATTTACTTAGTTTGGTCGGTTGCCGTGTATGCCGAGGCAATGGCAGATTCTCTCAAGTTTACAAACAagtatgaaaagaaatttgaaaatgtgTTTCAATGTTTAAAGAAATACTGGTCTCCAGAGTACAATGCATGTTGCGCTAGTTACTATTTCCAAGGAAATAGTGATGTCTACTTTGACGATAATGCCCAAGTAGCCATTGCTCTCGCCACCGCCGGGTACTATACTTCGAATAGCTCTCggaaaaagcaatacaTCGACAGAGCCGAAGCCATTATTGCCTTCATCATCAACAAAGGTTGGAACCAGCAAAAGGGCGGTGTCGCTTGGCACGTCAATTCTGGTAGTCCTCCTCATGCCAATTTAAACGCTTGTTCCACTGCCATGTCCTCTCTCGGCGCTTTGCGACTTGCTTATGCCGTAGATGacccaaagaaaaaacagcaGCTTGTTAGTTTCGCTTGGAACTGTGTCCAGTGGATTGAGGATAATCTGGTCGATAACACGGGTCTCGTTTGTGATGGTCTTAACTTGAACGACGGCAATTGGGGTCTTGACTCGACCAAGTTTACTTACAACACCGGTGCTACTTTGGCTACTATGGCTTTGCTCCTCGGATTCAATGACATTATCAAGGGCCTTCCCAATATTGACAAGATCCATTCTTACTTGGAAAACATGGCATCCGCCGCTCTTAACACAAGTGGTGATATGTATGATCAATCCTGCAAGACCGATTTTAAGGTTTGGAAAgataatactttttttgcCCAACACCTTTCTGAGGGTTTAAtgggtttttcttttgccaTGCCTAATTCTTCTCTCGCCAAGCCTGCTCAGCAAATGGTTTTCGAACAAGCAGACTTTGTCATGAACTATGTTCGCGATTCTAAGGACGGTCTCTATTTCCGTGAtttgaatatatataaaattaGCCCAGACTTGACAAATACTTTTAACAAAATCTTCCATGCTAATCAGCAGTTTCAACCTGACAAGGACGAACGAGAACAAGGAAATGGCCCCGTTGAAAAACTACCCCTCTGTAAGTCTTTGATTGGAAGCTCTGGTGCTGTTCGAATGCTCTTTCCCGCTGCTGAAATTATAGTCCGTAAAGATAATCCTCAGAGTGGTCCTATTTTAGGAGGAAGACCTGCGAGTGGCCAGAAAAACAAGGGCTGTTTTATATGCTAATTTCATGACTTCCACTTTGCATCCTTCACCTCTAAATACCTCTCTACCTTAATTGTGATGAATTTAATGAACGACATACTTATAACCCGAGCCACTTTATTTTACGATCTGCAAAGACCTAAACTATTACTTAATAAAGCTTAACaattaatatattatttcCTTCTATCATATTTTAGAATAACTTTCCGTGAGCTTCATTTAGTTTCATAAGTATGGTGTAGTACGACTTCGACTTGGTTTGTAATACGGACGCCTACTGTCGGTTCCCCTTTGAAAGTGATGGTTCCTTGATTCGACATTCAcattattcattttcatgCCGTGATTGTGAGAGTTGTTGTTCACCGAGCTTAAGCCAGGACGACctaaaaagatttcttttagaaCCTCGGAATCGTTGAAGCCCTTTGACATAATGGATGCTTCGTCCATATCCTAAAGTTGTTAACACAAAATCTACttgctgcttcttcttACCTGGTAACATTGAGCTGCTTGAGTTGCTGCTATTTGCATAGCTGAACCCTTTTTGATGTGATGTCCAACACCGCGGACAACTCCGTCACAATGAACTTCAGATATCCAAATAACCTTGTTCGTCTCTCTGATTGtaatatgtatatatagaAGTGTGATATATCGCGGTGTGCTTTCCTTGCAACTAACGGTTGAAGCCGGTAAGCCAGACAAAGGTCCCCTTGAGTCCAATGGCTCTATTCTCCTATTTGTAAGTTTCCGATATCGGCTTTCGACTATATGCCAGGTCTTTTCATCGTCTCTAAATGATGAAACGTTCGCCAAATAACGTAATATATAAGGCTCAACTTTGCTGGTGCTTCGAAAACTAGTGGGTGTATCAGAACCAGAACTATAGGAGCTCGCAGGGCTTAAGGAACTCTCTTCAACGTCGTTCTGTAATTTATAATATCgtctatttttttcagctaaaatcttgtttttgtttgcgACGCGTTCTTCATTTTCCGTTCTTTCGTGCCCAAATTTAGCTAATTGATGACAATGGTCGACTAAACTGTTGCAAATGCTGCTTAGCTTATGCGCGCTCGCAGATGATTTTTCTGTAATTTCATCAAGCATAACATCTGCTGAATCCAGCAATTGGTTGATTTGTTGGTGCTTTCCACCAATTGAGTCTCCTTGAGTCTTCAATTGATACAGGATTAGATTGATTTCGTTAGGTCGTAACTTTGCTGGGAGGAGATTTTCATTGgaattttcatcattgcTTTGAGTTGAAATTGATGCGTGTTTGTCAGTTAAGTTTAAGTTTGTTAAACgttctttaatttttaaataggACATGTAGATTTTACTGTCATGGTCATTATACTTcaagttttgtttcaaaagattgaGCCGTTCCCTCTTCAGTCGGTTTTGAAGTTTTAGCAAAAGTCTTGTACCAATATCATCGCCTAAATAGAGCGAACATATATCTCTTAGGTGAAGACACGTTTCCTCCTAAATGAGCGTGTTAAAATCGTGTCGTCAAAAGTAATGAGCTTACATGCTGGGACACTAAGCTTAGcttgtctttttccaagATAGCGGcgcttcttttcttctttgccTGCAATTTATTAGCcttatttctttccttgaatACACATACCAAAGTTAGCTCTAGCTCTTTGAGATGTGTTTCctcattctctttttcagaAATCACGTCTTGATGTTCAAGCCTAAGGCTTTGCTAAGTTTTTGAGTTAATAAAGAGGACTCTATAAAAATTTACTTACAAGCTCTCTTTGAAACTTCCGTATACGCCCTTCCGATACTTCATTAAGACTTAATCTTTCTTGTTCCAGAGAATGCTAAAAATGTTAGTATAACAGTACCTCTTTGTTATTGCCTACAATATTATCCTTTAGTTGGTTATACAGTTCATTCTTCTGGAAAGCATTACTTCCTGCTAATTTAGCGGGTACATTATGTAAGGACGAATCAGGCTGGTCCTAAAATGGATTAGTTCAGTACTGTTATCCTGACTTAcctcttctttgttttttaagtCCAATTGGAAACGGGATAGCTCTTTCGTCGTTAATGATGGTCCGCCCATGGAGGTCATAGTGTTCCccagaaaagaattgatggCATTGCTATTTACGGCGGTATCGTTCCCTTTGGAATTCTGATTTCTCCATTCTTCAAAGCAATCCCAAAGTCGTTTTTGTTGTTCTAGTAACGCATTAAGCATAAGTTTGCTTTCCTTGGAATCATCCGGTTTGTTCTCAGTTAATTTTTCCTTGGAGTCTGGATTTTCAGTCTTGAAACGTTTGCTTGAGTTTTCATCTCCAGTCGTTCTATCTGTAACGCTGATGTGTTTTCGATTTGGTGTTAGCTGCTCATCGCTCAATACATTTCCAAGTCCTGggattttttggaagtcCTCAGACCAAGGccatttttttaaagacatCTCATAAAATTTAAGAAATTTGAGCCAGAAGGATGGGATTACTGGGTTATTTGCATTCAATTAGAGTTATGCTAAAGGCTtgttggtttgtttacatatgcttcaacataaacaaatatgtTTAACAAAGTTTAACGAGCGCTTAATACTACTTAATATTCTAGGCCTTAATCAATAGATTTACATGTTTTTGtatagtaaataaacaaaggcATCGTTCCTATTACTCGTTACAATCAGAAAGGGCTAAAAGTATAGAAGATGATTCAAATGCTCTGGAAACCAGTGATTCACtcataaaatgaaagaagatAGATATTACAATATACAAACATTAATCAAAACATATCACTACCAAACTAAAAAGAACGAGAATCAAGGACAGACATAATCTAACCACGAAGGATGCATATTTCCCAACCAGCTACCCTCGATATCCATTCCTTGGTCGGCATTGGCCCAGctcaacaaagaagaatcattGGCAAGATCAGGCgtagttttgtttgtatccCACGCAGCGCCAACCTTTTTAATATATTCATCCAAGTCATTAGCATCcaacgaaaaagaattatcaTCAGGAAGAGAAAACCAACTCATGTCTGCATGCATGGGAGTTGATCCAGGGGTTAAAGATGCACTAGACTGTTTGGTTGATACACTCGGTGTATAACTACCAGCAAAACTTGTCGGAGTAGATTTATCGTTTTTAGAGGCGACTTCGGCTATCCAGCGTTGCCAAGCCATAAATCCTGATTGACTAGAATTATTCCCAGCTGAACGTATACCCTTCAAATGTGTATCGAACAGACGTATGATTTTAGCACAATTCTTTGCTGGTTCATTGCCCTCTGCCATGTAATCAAGAGCTGCGTATGCGTATTCCATAGCAATGTCGTCTTCCTGGCAAGGCTCCGTTACACAATGTAATAGAACAACGAGAGCACTCGAAAATGTATAATTAtaatcaaaaaaggaatagcAAGATAGCTGAGAGTGCTGTTGGAGTAAATGTACAAGAGATATTAAATGCCTAGCTGCAAGAATGCAATCCTCATTGATACGATTTACTCTGGGTGAGTTTTTGGCATTCTTCATTTTATGCAGCAAGACAGGGCGAGACATGATTATTATAGCTTGGTCATATGTCATGTGAAGATGAACGTTAGCACGGAATAAAGGATGGTTTGGATCTAAGTTTTCGaggatttgaaaaggaGGCAAGGATTGTTTCCACTCGTTCAGATCAGCTCGCAAAGATTCAATAATAGTAATCggatttttcttgtaattcACAGTCCCATACAGCTCTTCCATGGTCTTTCCCATAATCTGAGCAATTTTTGACATGGATATAATGTTATGAACATTAGAAGCTGAACCTTCAATTTCAAGCTCTGGGACTACAGTTGGTAAAGCAGCATCGCATTCGCCGTCCGCAATTGAAAGAGGACGTCCAGTGGCAATGCTAATCAGACGATCCATTGTATAAACTGACCACCATAAACGGTTGCGGagttcttttgttttaggATCAATGTCTGGATTTTCGCAACTTCGATGTAGACCATTGGCGACGGCTGCTGTAAGGGCAAGACCGAAATAAGTATAGGAGCTTTTTTGGGATAGTGTTGATTGAAGATATAAGCCtattaataaagaaacttgAACAAGACTAGGTTTACATTGCTGTATAACTTGAGGGAGTAAAAGGCGAGCGGTATCAAAAAACTGCTTTCCAGGATTGTCAAGTAAGGTGCTTGCAGATTGGACTTCAAGGTGAGCAAATTGACTTCCCAATGCAAAAATCATCATAACTAAACTAAGAAATCCAGGGTCAACTGAAGGATTATTTTGATAATTTATAATAATATTCAGTCGGTAGCGTAAAAGTGTCTCAtgatagaaaaagaaatttgcCTGAACATGTCTATAAAATGCTTTAATTAAGAAGTCGGCAACTTCGGAGGGAGGCAAAAGGCTTAGGCCTTGATTAACTGCGTTCACATCATGTTCATTAGGGGAATAGACAGGATGGGAATATGAATAAGTACTCAAGTCAGAAAAGGAGGGATCGGCAAGGATTTCGCTTTGAACCGAATCAACGAAAGCTTCACCTGCCGAGGCACCAATATAACGAGATTCTCCGTTTTCAACTTTGATCTTTCCAATGAGTCTCATAATCTCGTCCACATTTTGGTCGTTAGAGTCACCATTTGAAGCAGTGCTGTCATATTCTTCCTGATAATGGTGCTCGGTGTTATCATTCCATTGACGAGTTTCTGGAATTAGCACAGGTTCTGtgttgttttgttgtttattgGTATCAGGAATGGCAGCAGCGGGATGTAAGAAATCATAATTAGTCGAGAAAGGAGAGGTTGCAGTAacatttgaaaatatttcatTTGGAAGAATCGGATCCGGTCGTTTGCTAAGAGAAGTGGATAAATTCACCAAAGAATCAGTCGAATACTGAGAGATCTTTGCACCACAAAGTC
This window harbors:
- the mug191 gene encoding alpha-1,6- mannanase; its protein translation is MTGDKYLDGGLAALQKCYKSFFDKLSDKMGSAENVSGTYDDGGSHIYLVWSVAVYAEAMADSLKFTNKYEKKFENVFQCLKKYWSPEYNACCASYYFQGNSDVYFDDNAQVAIALATAGYYTSNSSRKKQYIDRAEAIIAFIINKGWNQQKGGVAWHVNSGSPPHANLNACSTAMSSLGALRLAYAVDDPKKKQQLVSFAWNCVQWIEDNLVDNTGLVCDGLNLNDGNWGLDSTKFTYNTGATLATMALLLGFNDIIKGLPNIDKIHSYLENMASAALNTSGDMYDQSCKTDFKVWKDNTFFAQHLSEGLMGFSFAMPNSSLAKPAQQMVFEQADFVMNYVRDSKDGLYFRDLNIYKISPDLTNTFNKIFHANQQFQPDKDEREQGNGPVEKLPLCKSLIGSSGAVRMLFPAAEIIVRKDNPQSGPILGGRPASGQKNKGCFIC
- a CDS encoding Schizosaccharomyces specific family with conserved tryptophan, giving the protein MSLKKWPWSEDFQKIPGLGNVLSDEQLTPNRKHISVTDRTTGDENSSKRFKTENPDSKEKLTENKPDDSKESKLMLNALLEQQKRLWDCFEEWRNQNSKGNDTAVNSNAINSFLGNTMTSMGGPSLTTKELSRFQLDLKNKEEDQPDSSLHNVPAKLAGSNAFQKNELYNQLKDNIHSLEQERLSLNEVSEGRIRKFQRELQSLRLEHQDVISEKENEETHLKELELTLAKKKRSAAILEKDKLSLVSQHEETCLHLRDICSLYLGDDIGTRLLLKLQNRLKRERLNLLKQNLKYNDHDSKIYMSYLKIKERLTNLNLTDKHASISTQSNDENSNENLLPAKLRPNEINLILYQLKTQGDSIGGKHQQINQLLDSADVMLDEITEKSSASAHKLSSICNSLVDHCHQLAKFGHERTENEERVANKNKILAEKNRRYYKLQNDVEESSLSPASSYSSGSDTPTSFRSTSKVEPYILRYLANVSSFRDDEKTWHIVESRYRKLTNRRIEPLDSRGPLSGLPASTVSCKESTPRYITLLYIHITIRETNKVIWISEVHCDGVVRGVGHHIKKGSAMQIAATQAAQCYQDMDEASIMSKGFNDSEVLKEIFLGRPGLSSVNNNSHNHGMKMNNVNVESRNHHFQRGTDSRRPYYKPSRSRTTPYL
- a CDS encoding DNA-binding transcription factor, producing MNNDFSHKTTTAFFEAIKNEEHNRRRRVPNERRRRIGVACLNCKTKKVRCEGGNPCKACALNDLQCVYPMREERGAEMKREYFTNLSKRYQCLEYMMERLCGAKISQYSTDSLVNLSTSLSKRPDPILPNEIFSNVTATSPFSTNYDFLHPAAAIPDTNKQQNNTEPVLIPETRQWNDNTEHHYQEEYDSTASNGDSNDQNVDEIMRLIGKIKVENGESRYIGASAGEAFVDSVQSEILADPSFSDLSTYSYSHPVYSPNEHDVNAVNQGLSLLPPSEVADFLIKAFYRHVQANFFFYHETLLRYRLNIIINYQNNPSVDPGFLSLVMMIFALGSQFAHLEVQSASTLLDNPGKQFFDTARLLLPQVIQQCKPSLVQVSLLIGLYLQSTLSQKSSYTYFGLALTAAVANGLHRSCENPDIDPKTKELRNRLWWSVYTMDRLISIATGRPLSIADGECDAALPTVVPELEIEGSASNVHNIISMSKIAQIMGKTMEELYGTVNYKKNPITIIESLRADLNEWKQSLPPFQILENLDPNHPLFRANVHLHMTYDQAIIIMSRPVLLHKMKNAKNSPRVNRINEDCILAARHLISLVHLLQQHSQLSCYSFFDYNYTFSSALVVLLHCVTEPCQEDDIAMEYAYAALDYMAEGNEPAKNCAKIIRLFDTHLKGIRSAGNNSSQSGFMAWQRWIAEVASKNDKSTPTSFAGSYTPSVSTKQSSASLTPGSTPMHADMSWFSLPDDNSFSLDANDLDEYIKKVGAAWDTNKTTPDLANDSSLLSWANADQGMDIEGSWLGNMHPSWLDYVCP